The DNA window CGACGGGTTTTGCCAAGCAGGTGCTCACGCCGCCCTTAGAAAAGGGTTCTCGATGACCATGCCCGAGACCTCTCGCCCGTGCTGCATATCCTCGCTGAGGAGCCGCGTTGCACCCCCGGCTAGCGCCGCCTCGAGAATGAGACCATCCCAGAAGGAGAACATCTCGCGCTGGCTGCGCTCCGCTCCCCGGACGATCAGCTCGGCGTCCACCTGTGTCATGGGGAAACTCGCAAAAAGGCGTACCGCCTCGAGCGCCTCAGGGCCGCCCAGAGGTGCTGAGAGCTTGCGGGTAACAGTGACGTAGAACTCTTGCAAGACCTGCGTACTCAGCAACAGGCTACCGTCTACGCTGTGCGTCAGAAAAAGGTCCTGGGCTCTGCGCCACTTCTCGTGTGCATGGCGGTCGAAGAGGTAGACAAGTATGTTCGTATCGAAAAACACCCTCACCGCTCGTGCAACTCGTCACGCGTCCAACGTTCGCCTGAGTGCTCAGATTGTGCTGTCTTCGAGAGTGCCAGAATAGCCTGTGACGCCGCTTCACGCCGCGCTTTGAGGCCTGCATACTGCTCCAGGTAGTCGCGCAACACGGCGTTCACCGAGGTATTCTGCTCGACCGCCCGTATCCGAGCGCGTTTGAGGAGGTCGTCCTCTATGGTGATTGTCAAATTAGCCATGTCGTGCTCCTCCCTTGTGCTTCACAGAATCAGTGTAGCACGAGTAAGGTGTTCCGAAGGGGGGTTTTAGCCGTGGAGAGTATCCATTTTAGAATACAGCAGAAATGGCCCCTGCTCATCCTCCATTTCTTGTTCAAGACTACCTTCGGCCAGCAGGAGGATGTCCTCAATCGCCAGACCGACCGGCACCGTGCGCGCCACCTCAAAAACACCCGGCATCGGCTCACCCCTCTGCACCCGCTCATAGGCGTAACGGGTCATGGTAGTGACCATGGTAGTGACATCGAGGGTATTTTCTTGGGGCGTGCCGCTAAGCTCAGCCGTCAAGCTGTAAAACGATTGGGCCTGTGGGGCTTGACATACTAAATATGTCATATACATAATGTAACATGTGGCGGATAGAAGAGCAGCGACGGGTCGATAAAATGCTCTCGAAGTCCGTGCCCGTTGAGATTCTGAAACGCTACGAGAAATGGAAAGATGTTGCCAGACTCTCAGGCCCTCCAGGCTTGCGGCTTATCAAGGGGTTCCGTGATGAGGCGCTTTCGGGACAGTGGAATGGGCACCGTTCCTCTCGGCTTGGGCAGCAATGGCGGGTGATCTATAGAGTGGAGGGCGACGCTTTGCTGATCCAGGTTGTAGACGTGACCCCGCATGATTACAGGAGAAGGTGATATGGACGAATTCGCACCTGCTAAGAAAAGAATTGAAGTTTCCGTCGGCGAATCGCTTCGTATTATGCGGGAGCTTCAGGAGTTAAGTCAGAGCCAGCTTGCAGAGCTCACGGGCATTCCTCAAGCGACGATTTCTGCCATTGAGAATGGCCGGGTCAATCTCGGTGTTGAGCGTGCCAAGGTTTTTGCTCACGCGCTAAAATGTCACCCCGCCGTACTCGTTTTCCCTGGCTGGGATTTACCAGTTGAGTCAGCGGCATAACAAGTCGCTCTAGCAGACTCATTCTCCGCTGCGCTCCGAACGCGCGGCTGAGCTTGATCGCCTGCCGCAAAGAGCCCTGAGTCTTGTACGCGCACGATAGGTCAGCGCCGCTAGGCGCAGGGGCTAGAGCCCCTAACCTAGTCCAGGTTGGGGTTGGGCCGCAAGAGGCCGCGCACCATGTCGTTGTTGAAGTTCTCATCGGCGGCCAGCCTGAGCAACCCGCTTATCCCTCTGCCCGCCTTGCCAGGAGGCGGTCCCGAATACCCTCGGGGTCAAAGCGATGCTCGTTCTGAAGGCGGACTCACGCGGCCTGGTGCTGCCGCGAAACAAGACACCGGATGGCTCAGCGGGAACGTCTAGCTGAGCCATCCGGTAAGTTACCGTCCACTCAAAACCAGCCAGCCTAGCTGACGCTCGAGCAGGAAGCCTCCCTAGAGGGAAATCACCTCGAGCCTCTCCCCCACCTCGACGTCTTGGTGCGGCGGGACGATGGCAAGAGCGTCCGCGTAGAGCATCGAGGTCAACAGGCCCGAACCCTGTTCGCCGGTAGAGTGCGCCCGGTACCCCCGCTCGGGGTCGAAGAGGAGCCGAGCGCGGCGAAAGGCCGTCTTGTAACCCGCGCCCTTGAAAGTATCCTCGGCGGTGGCCGTGACGCGCCGCTCAAAGGGCAGGGCTTCCGTTGAGCCTAGCGCCCGGTGCAGCCAGGCCTGGGCGACAAGCAAAAAGATGACCATGCTCGAGACCGGGTTGCCAGGCAGACCGAAGACCGGCAGGCCGCGCCACTCGCCGAACATGGCAGGACCGCCGGGGCGCACCGCCACCTTCCAGAAGTGGACCGTCCCCTCCTCGATAAGCAGATCGCGGATGAAGTCGTACTTGCCCATCGACACCCCGCCCGAAGTCACCAGCAGGTCGACGTCGCCGAGCCCCTCGAGGGCGTCGCGGAGGGCGCCTTTGTCGTCGTTCGCCTTGGGCAGGACCAGGGGAACGCCGCCGGCTGCCAAGACGAGCCCGGCGACTGAGTAGGCGTTAGAGTTGTAGAGCTGCCCGGGCGCTATGGGCGTGCCGGGCTCCTTCACCTCGTCGCCGGTCGAGAGGATCGCCACCCTCGGTTGCCTGATGACCTCGAGGCGGGCGTAGCCCATCGAGGCGGCCACCCCCACCGCCGCCGGGCTGAGCTTTTGCCCGGCGCGCAGATACCGTGCGCCCGTCCGCAGGTCCTGGGCACGCGGGCGCACGTCGCTGGGGCTGGCCGGGTGGAAGACGAGCACCTCGTCCCCTCGGCGCTCGGTCTTCTCCACCATGACGATGGCGTCGGCCCCTTTGGGGGTGGGCGCGCCGGTGGTGATGCTCACCGCCGCGCCCGGCCCGACCTCGCCAGCGTAGACGCGCCCCGCCTGCACCTCGCCGACGACCCTGAGCCGCACCGGAGTCTCATCCGAGGCGGAGAGGGTATCGACCTCACGGCAGGCGTAGCCGTCCAGGGCCGAGTTGTCGGCACTCGGGTGATCGACCAGGCTGACGAGGTCTTCGGCCAGGGTCCGGCCGTAGGCCTCCAGCAGCCCAACCTCTTCGCTGCCCAGGGGTTTGGCCTGCTCCTGGACGAGCACGATGGCCTCTGGGATGGAAAGGTCCCGCCGAAAGGTCATGGCCCCACTCTAACAGAGCCTCGCGGGGAACACGCGGATGGTAGACTCGAGCCCGCAAGGCAATCGGCAAGCCTGGCCTTCTATTCTCAAGCTCGAGGTGAACCATGGCGTACAAGCACATCCGCGTTCCCGAAGGGGATAAGATAACCGTTCAGGACGGCGAACTGCAAGTCGGCGACCGTCCCATCGTCGCCTTTATCGAGGGCGACGGCACCGGCCCGGACATCTGGGCGGCGTCAAAGCGCGTCTTAGACGCCGCGGTCGCCAAGGCCTACGGCGGCAAGAAGAGCATCGCCTGGACGGAAGTCTACGCGGGCGACAAGGCCAACGAGGTCTACGGCGAAGTCGTGTGGCTGCCCGACGAGACCGTCGAGGCCTTGAGCGAGTACCTGATCGGCATCAAGGGCCCCTTGACCACCCCCGTCGGCGGCGGCATAAGAAGCATCAACGTGGCCCTGCGCCAGCGCCTCGACCTCTACGCCTGCGTCCGGCCGGTGCAGTACTTCGATGGCGTGCCCAGCCCGGTGAAAAAGCCCGAGGACGTGGACATGGTGATCTTCAGGGAGAACACCGAGGACATCTATGCGGGCATCGAGTACTTAAGCGGCACGCCCGAGGCGAGGAAGCTGCTCGAGTTCTTGCAGGGCGAGATGGGCGTCACCAAGATCCGCTTTCCCGAGACGAGTTCCTTGGGCGTCAAGCCGGTCTCGGTCGAGGGCACCGAGCGCCTGGTGCGCGCCGCTCTCGACTACGCCGTCGTGGCCGACAAGCCCTCGGTGACGCTGGTGCACAAGGGCAACATCATGAAGTTCACCGAGGGCGCCTTTCGCGACTGGGGCTACGCGCTAGCTAAGCGCGAGTACGGCGCCAGCGAACTGGACGGCGGGCCCTGGCTGACCTTCAAGAATCCCGACAGCGGCAGAGATATCATCGTCAACGACGTGATCGCCGACGCCATGCTCCAGCAGATCCTCACCCGCCCCGCCGAGTACAGCGTCATCGCCACCTTGAACTTAAACGGCGACTACCTCTCGGACGCGCTCGCCGCGCAAGTCGGCGG is part of the Deinococcota bacterium genome and encodes:
- a CDS encoding PIN domain-containing protein, with amino-acid sequence MFFDTNILVYLFDRHAHEKWRRAQDLFLTHSVDGSLLLSTQVLQEFYVTVTRKLSAPLGGPEALEAVRLFASFPMTQVDAELIVRGAERSQREMFSFWDGLILEAALAGGATRLLSEDMQHGREVSGMVIENPFLRAA
- a CDS encoding DUF6364 family protein, with the translated sequence MANLTITIEDDLLKRARIRAVEQNTSVNAVLRDYLEQYAGLKARREAASQAILALSKTAQSEHSGERWTRDELHER
- a CDS encoding type II toxin-antitoxin system mRNA interferase toxin, RelE/StbE family, translated to MWRIEEQRRVDKMLSKSVPVEILKRYEKWKDVARLSGPPGLRLIKGFRDEALSGQWNGHRSSRLGQQWRVIYRVEGDALLIQVVDVTPHDYRRR
- a CDS encoding helix-turn-helix domain-containing protein produces the protein MDEFAPAKKRIEVSVGESLRIMRELQELSQSQLAELTGIPQATISAIENGRVNLGVERAKVFAHALKCHPAVLVFPGWDLPVESAA
- a CDS encoding molybdopterin molybdotransferase MoeA, which codes for MTFRRDLSIPEAIVLVQEQAKPLGSEEVGLLEAYGRTLAEDLVSLVDHPSADNSALDGYACREVDTLSASDETPVRLRVVGEVQAGRVYAGEVGPGAAVSITTGAPTPKGADAIVMVEKTERRGDEVLVFHPASPSDVRPRAQDLRTGARYLRAGQKLSPAAVGVAASMGYARLEVIRQPRVAILSTGDEVKEPGTPIAPGQLYNSNAYSVAGLVLAAGGVPLVLPKANDDKGALRDALEGLGDVDLLVTSGGVSMGKYDFIRDLLIEEGTVHFWKVAVRPGGPAMFGEWRGLPVFGLPGNPVSSMVIFLLVAQAWLHRALGSTEALPFERRVTATAEDTFKGAGYKTAFRRARLLFDPERGYRAHSTGEQGSGLLTSMLYADALAIVPPHQDVEVGERLEVISL
- the icd gene encoding NADP-dependent isocitrate dehydrogenase gives rise to the protein MAYKHIRVPEGDKITVQDGELQVGDRPIVAFIEGDGTGPDIWAASKRVLDAAVAKAYGGKKSIAWTEVYAGDKANEVYGEVVWLPDETVEALSEYLIGIKGPLTTPVGGGIRSINVALRQRLDLYACVRPVQYFDGVPSPVKKPEDVDMVIFRENTEDIYAGIEYLSGTPEARKLLEFLQGEMGVTKIRFPETSSLGVKPVSVEGTERLVRAALDYAVVADKPSVTLVHKGNIMKFTEGAFRDWGYALAKREYGASELDGGPWLTFKNPDSGRDIIVNDVIADAMLQQILTRPAEYSVIATLNLNGDYLSDALAAQVGGIGIAPGANINYQTGHAVFEATHGTAPKYTNQDKVNPSSVILSGEMMLRHLGWFDAADLITASMKKTIGQKTVTYDFHRLMEGATLLKTSEFGEALIANM